A window from Thermococcus sp. encodes these proteins:
- a CDS encoding extracellular solute-binding protein yields the protein MRFHAKRFALLLSVLLLAAFVSGCISGGGTSPTQTTSSPGQTTTQKQVEIVVYGQWGGVEGENFQKALKVYEQEHPNVKIKYVIQSKLRDAVLTELATGSPGFDIAILPWPALITELGQKNQLEPMNSVVDAYKGDIMENLLEPVKVGNTYYAVPIKAWAKPGIWYNVHDFKKYNVKPPKTLDDLKAVCKVFEQHGIQPMASGAADKWPLTDIFEAVLIRIGGPQLHNDLMTHKVKWTDPQVIEAFKVLSDLIKDGCYGDPKVAIGEKWEVQVSRLGQGDVAMYFMGNWINLMLQNQGYKPGTDYDLIPFPVINPNADFAIVAGGDWVVIPKGAPHKDAAFELAKWLAGPEYQKIMVEQKGYLAPNLKVPKSAYDPVDAKIIDMMAKYTVVPDLDDNAPPGFQPIIWDKLFELWANPDNYQQIAQELEQYAEQYYGS from the coding sequence ATGAGGTTTCATGCCAAAAGGTTTGCATTGCTTTTGAGCGTGCTGTTGTTAGCCGCCTTTGTCTCAGGATGCATTTCAGGAGGGGGAACATCTCCAACGCAGACAACCTCCAGCCCCGGACAGACGACCACTCAGAAGCAGGTTGAGATAGTCGTTTACGGCCAGTGGGGTGGGGTTGAGGGTGAGAACTTCCAAAAGGCTCTGAAAGTTTACGAGCAGGAGCACCCCAACGTTAAGATAAAGTATGTGATTCAGTCCAAGCTCAGGGATGCCGTTCTAACGGAGCTCGCAACGGGCTCTCCGGGTTTTGATATCGCGATTCTTCCGTGGCCGGCCCTTATTACCGAGCTCGGCCAGAAGAACCAGCTCGAACCTATGAACTCTGTGGTCGATGCTTACAAGGGTGACATCATGGAGAACCTTCTTGAACCCGTGAAGGTTGGGAACACCTACTACGCTGTTCCAATAAAGGCCTGGGCAAAGCCTGGAATCTGGTACAACGTCCACGACTTCAAGAAGTACAACGTAAAGCCACCGAAGACCCTTGACGACCTTAAGGCCGTTTGTAAGGTCTTTGAGCAGCACGGAATTCAGCCAATGGCAAGCGGAGCCGCCGACAAGTGGCCTCTGACCGACATCTTTGAGGCGGTTCTCATCAGGATTGGTGGCCCACAGCTCCACAACGACCTCATGACCCACAAGGTCAAGTGGACCGACCCGCAGGTTATTGAGGCCTTCAAGGTACTCAGCGACCTCATTAAAGACGGTTGCTACGGTGATCCCAAGGTCGCCATCGGTGAGAAGTGGGAGGTTCAGGTTTCGAGGCTTGGCCAGGGAGATGTGGCCATGTACTTCATGGGCAACTGGATCAACCTCATGCTCCAGAACCAGGGGTACAAGCCAGGCACAGACTACGACCTGATTCCGTTCCCCGTTATCAACCCCAACGCCGACTTCGCCATCGTTGCCGGTGGCGACTGGGTTGTAATTCCAAAGGGTGCTCCCCACAAGGATGCGGCCTTTGAGCTCGCCAAGTGGCTCGCCGGTCCGGAGTACCAGAAGATAATGGTTGAGCAGAAGGGCTACCTGGCGCCCAACCTCAAGGTTCCCAAGAGCGCCTACGACCCGGTTGACGCGAAGATCATCGACATGATGGCAAAGTACACCGTGGTTCCAGACCTTGACGACAACGCCCCACCTGGATTCCAGCCGATAATCTGGGACAAGCTCTTCGAGCTCTGGGCCAACCCGGACAACTACCAGCAGATAGCCCAGGAGCTTGAACAGTATGCGGAACAGTACTACGGCTCATGA
- a CDS encoding carbohydrate ABC transporter permease, whose product MGGRRDWLSRDFLILMIPAFILLLVFILYPIFNTFYLGFTKWDGFTQPQFVGIENYRTMMGDPLFWTSVKNNIFIFIVFLPLVTMIGLGFALLLHNSAVVGRNLLRGFVMLGMVMPLTVVGIVWRLLLDPNAGIVNHVLSFFGIEPRAWIQDPSTAIYFVIIGSLWAWQGFSTTVFLAGLEGLDIEVLEASIIDGANPWQRFRYVILPLLKPALIVVVTMSSIYILKVFDLVYVLSGGESVPMYLSVLAYMVYYEIFRMFRWGYAAAIATLLTVAVFLFSIGMLKKMISERGVGS is encoded by the coding sequence ATGGGCGGAAGGAGGGACTGGCTCAGCAGGGATTTCCTGATCCTGATGATACCCGCCTTCATCCTCCTTTTAGTTTTTATACTCTACCCGATTTTCAACACGTTCTACCTGGGGTTCACCAAGTGGGACGGCTTCACCCAGCCCCAGTTCGTTGGAATTGAGAACTACCGCACCATGATGGGTGACCCGCTCTTCTGGACGTCGGTGAAGAACAACATATTTATATTCATCGTTTTCCTGCCCCTTGTGACCATGATCGGCCTTGGCTTCGCACTCCTCCTCCACAACAGCGCCGTTGTGGGGCGCAACCTGCTCAGGGGCTTCGTCATGCTTGGCATGGTAATGCCCCTTACCGTCGTCGGTATCGTCTGGAGGCTCCTCCTGGACCCCAACGCGGGTATCGTCAATCACGTGCTAAGTTTCTTTGGAATAGAACCAAGGGCGTGGATTCAGGATCCCAGCACGGCGATATATTTCGTCATAATAGGCTCCCTGTGGGCGTGGCAGGGCTTTTCGACTACGGTATTCCTGGCCGGACTGGAAGGTCTCGACATCGAGGTTCTTGAGGCCTCGATTATCGATGGTGCGAACCCCTGGCAGCGCTTCAGGTACGTCATACTGCCCCTGCTGAAGCCTGCATTGATAGTAGTCGTCACTATGAGCTCCATATACATACTCAAGGTGTTTGACCTCGTTTACGTCCTCTCAGGGGGTGAATCCGTGCCAATGTACCTCTCGGTGCTGGCTTACATGGTGTACTACGAAATATTCCGCATGTTCAGGTGGGGCTACGCAGCTGCGATAGCGACGTTGCTGACTGTTGCAGTGTTCTTGTTCTCCATAGGGATGCTGAAGAAGATGATAAGTGAAAGGGGAGTGGGCTCATGA
- a CDS encoding carbohydrate ABC transporter permease — MKVSTRYKVTINLVAWSIGLMLLVPLLGLIMTSIRPFDEIVNGWWNLKNAHFIIDNYVSVWNAGFWRNILNSILIATVATIVPILIAGMAAYGFTSFSFPIKTMLFLTLVAIQVVPQQAVIVPLLRLFRDLHMYDQYYGIILVHTAFALPWMIFFLRNFFMSIPKDYEEAARIDGLSDVGIYFRVILPIAMPAVISVAVVQFIFVWQDLFFAITLLRPEKWPVSAGVTQFISRYNPNWGQLTAAGVLAIIVPITVYVVLQKYYMRGVSGGIKG; from the coding sequence ATGAAGGTTAGCACGAGATACAAGGTCACCATAAACCTCGTGGCGTGGTCAATAGGCCTGATGCTCCTCGTACCCCTCCTGGGACTGATAATGACATCCATCAGGCCGTTCGACGAGATAGTGAACGGCTGGTGGAACCTCAAGAACGCCCACTTCATCATTGACAACTACGTCAGCGTGTGGAACGCCGGCTTCTGGAGGAACATCCTCAACTCCATACTGATAGCCACGGTGGCAACGATAGTCCCAATACTCATCGCCGGAATGGCCGCCTACGGCTTTACCTCCTTCAGCTTCCCGATAAAGACTATGCTCTTCCTCACCCTCGTGGCCATCCAGGTTGTCCCCCAGCAGGCGGTCATAGTCCCACTCCTGAGGCTCTTCCGTGATCTTCACATGTACGATCAGTACTACGGCATAATCCTCGTCCACACGGCCTTCGCGCTCCCGTGGATGATATTCTTCCTCCGCAACTTCTTTATGTCCATCCCCAAGGACTACGAGGAGGCCGCGAGGATAGACGGCCTCAGCGACGTTGGGATATACTTCAGGGTGATACTGCCCATAGCGATGCCGGCAGTCATCAGCGTTGCGGTCGTGCAGTTTATCTTTGTGTGGCAGGATCTGTTCTTCGCCATAACCCTGCTGAGGCCGGAGAAGTGGCCGGTTTCGGCTGGAGTAACGCAGTTCATAAGCCGCTACAACCCCAACTGGGGACAGCTGACAGCCGCTGGAGTGCTGGCGATAATCGTGCCTATCACCGTCTACGTTGTGCTTCAGAAGTACTACATGAGGGGAGTGTCCGGCGGAATCAAGGGCTGA
- a CDS encoding beta-galactosidase, whose amino-acid sequence MKMEFVLGVNYWPRRKAMFWWKEFEEGEVREEFEVIKELSLDVVRIFLLWEDFQPEPERINDKSLRNLGRVMDIAHELGLGVMPTFFIGHMSGINWLPEWVLSDEPHNRFLTYSNGRLVDRGARDIYEEPDLLEAEELLLRTVGSELDDHPALYAWDISNEIDNVRIPRTPEAGRRWVRFVYETLKASSSKSVTFGIHQEDIQGDKHFRVGDVAEGNDFLCMHAYSVYTDFTDPLDPYFVPFACLLTKALGGKEVLMQEFGMPTTPGETRRIRSVTGKHETEHYLINEKDAARWLEETLTALYEFGTLGAFYWNFADYHESIWGRPPFDRAVHERFFGLLRSDGSLKPTAFVMGEFRKKMGELKRRTVEIEVPEDYYSDPKGNLVRLYREFRQKLGLE is encoded by the coding sequence ATGAAGATGGAGTTCGTCCTCGGTGTCAACTACTGGCCGAGAAGGAAGGCCATGTTCTGGTGGAAGGAATTTGAGGAAGGGGAGGTTAGGGAAGAGTTTGAGGTTATAAAGGAGCTCAGCCTCGATGTTGTGAGGATTTTCCTGCTCTGGGAGGACTTTCAGCCGGAACCCGAACGGATCAACGATAAATCCCTCCGGAACCTGGGGAGGGTCATGGACATAGCGCATGAACTCGGACTGGGAGTCATGCCGACCTTCTTCATCGGGCACATGAGCGGGATAAACTGGCTCCCTGAGTGGGTTCTCTCCGATGAACCCCACAACAGGTTTCTGACATACTCTAACGGAAGGCTCGTTGACCGCGGCGCGAGGGACATCTACGAGGAGCCTGACCTCTTGGAGGCAGAAGAACTGCTTCTCCGGACCGTTGGCTCCGAACTCGACGACCATCCGGCACTGTATGCGTGGGACATCTCCAACGAGATAGACAACGTCAGGATACCCCGCACCCCCGAGGCCGGGAGAAGATGGGTTCGGTTCGTTTACGAAACGCTGAAGGCCAGCTCCAGCAAGTCGGTGACCTTCGGTATCCACCAGGAGGACATTCAGGGGGACAAGCACTTCCGCGTTGGCGATGTGGCTGAAGGAAACGACTTCCTCTGTATGCACGCGTATTCGGTCTACACGGACTTCACTGATCCCCTCGATCCCTACTTTGTCCCCTTCGCATGTCTGCTGACGAAAGCACTCGGGGGAAAGGAGGTCCTCATGCAGGAGTTCGGGATGCCGACGACGCCCGGGGAGACCAGAAGGATACGCTCCGTGACGGGTAAACACGAGACAGAGCACTACCTTATAAATGAAAAGGATGCCGCAAGGTGGCTGGAAGAGACCCTCACGGCCCTCTATGAGTTTGGAACCCTGGGTGCGTTCTACTGGAACTTCGCCGATTATCACGAGAGCATATGGGGCAGGCCTCCCTTTGATAGGGCAGTCCATGAGAGGTTTTTCGGTCTTCTAAGGAGCGACGGGAGCCTAAAGCCGACCGCCTTTGTGATGGGAGAGTTCAGGAAAAAGATGGGCGAACTTAAAAGGAGAACCGTAGAGATAGAGGTGCCTGAAGACTACTATTCAGACCCCAAGGGCAACCTTGTAAGGCTGTACCGGGAGTTCAGGCAAAAGCTTGGCCTTGAGTGA
- a CDS encoding carbohydrate kinase, with translation MIASIGEVLIDFIALQEGKLKDVKSFEKHPGGAPANVAVGLSRLGVESALVSKVGDDPFGDFLIERLTDEGVKTFIPRDPERHTGVVFVQLIGARPEFILYDGVAYFNLKPEDVETALLERAEVVHFGSVLFAREPSRSTLFGILEELKGKVPLSYDVNIRLDLWRGREDEMLQDIERALKLVDIVKLGDGELAYLRDNGISPEDFDFKIFVVTLGAEGSELRSGGAGVHIPAYRVEPVDTTGAGDAFMAALLAGLHYSNLLGENSIDEEHLRKIGRFANLVAALSTALRGAWSVPKMEEIVLMKEVRELYHRSRR, from the coding sequence GTGATTGCCTCCATCGGCGAAGTCCTCATAGACTTCATAGCCCTCCAGGAGGGGAAGCTTAAGGATGTGAAGTCCTTCGAGAAGCACCCTGGCGGCGCTCCTGCGAACGTTGCCGTCGGCCTTTCCAGGCTCGGAGTTGAGAGCGCCCTGGTGAGCAAGGTCGGAGACGACCCTTTCGGGGACTTCCTGATCGAAAGGCTCACAGATGAAGGTGTTAAGACATTCATCCCGAGAGACCCTGAGAGGCACACCGGCGTCGTTTTCGTCCAGCTCATCGGTGCTAGGCCGGAGTTCATACTCTACGACGGCGTTGCCTACTTCAACCTGAAGCCTGAGGACGTGGAGACTGCCCTTCTTGAGAGGGCAGAAGTTGTCCACTTCGGGAGCGTTCTCTTCGCCAGGGAGCCTTCGCGTTCGACGCTCTTCGGGATTCTGGAGGAACTTAAGGGAAAGGTTCCGCTGAGCTACGACGTCAACATAAGGCTCGACCTCTGGCGCGGAAGGGAGGATGAGATGCTCCAGGATATTGAGCGGGCCCTGAAACTTGTCGATATAGTCAAGCTCGGTGATGGGGAGCTGGCGTACCTTAGAGACAACGGAATAAGCCCCGAAGACTTCGACTTCAAAATATTCGTGGTGACTCTGGGTGCAGAGGGAAGCGAGCTGAGGAGCGGAGGCGCTGGGGTTCATATCCCTGCTTACAGGGTAGAGCCGGTTGACACCACCGGGGCTGGAGATGCCTTTATGGCCGCCCTCCTTGCTGGTCTCCACTACTCGAACCTGCTCGGTGAGAATTCCATAGATGAGGAGCACCTCAGAAAAATCGGCCGCTTCGCAAACCTCGTAGCCGCGCTCTCAACGGCCCTCAGGGGGGCCTGGAGCGTTCCAAAAATGGAGGAGATAGTCCTAATGAAAGAGGTGAGGGAGCTCTACCACCGCTCCAGGAGGTAG
- a CDS encoding glycosyltransferase, whose product MRVIVGIPSYNNEETISFVVKQAAEGLKKYFGGGIVVNADGGSTDGTRDAVMRTEVLDGVEVHSFVYRWPIPGKGSAMKELMEFALGRDADAIVFVDSDLRSITHEWIYRFARPIEEGYDFVAPLYIRHKWDGTITNKIAYPMTASLYGKNVRQPIGGDFGISRGLMEVYLEDEEVWKTHVARFGVDIFLTTTAIARGFKITQAALGMKIHDPKDPAASLGPMFNQVVGTLFMLMRKYEHAWRDVRTIEPVPVFGELEKGEPEPVKVTLELLEIRAKELFAQHEPVLRRALSEETLKGVVSALKTFEFDDRLWSHVLYDGAVAYRNGILTEAEPLVPLYFAKTADFVKRTMDMSTLEAEKLIEERAKVFLEEKDYLLERW is encoded by the coding sequence ATGAGGGTTATCGTCGGAATTCCCAGTTACAACAACGAAGAGACCATCTCCTTTGTCGTGAAACAGGCCGCAGAAGGGCTTAAAAAATACTTTGGAGGGGGAATAGTAGTCAACGCCGACGGAGGGAGCACCGACGGGACGAGAGACGCAGTGATGAGGACGGAGGTCCTAGACGGTGTCGAGGTTCACAGCTTCGTTTACAGATGGCCCATCCCGGGGAAGGGCAGTGCCATGAAGGAGCTCATGGAGTTTGCCCTCGGGAGGGACGCCGATGCCATAGTCTTCGTCGACAGCGATTTAAGGAGCATAACCCACGAGTGGATATACCGCTTTGCCAGGCCCATCGAGGAAGGCTACGACTTCGTGGCGCCGCTCTACATAAGGCACAAGTGGGATGGCACGATAACCAACAAAATAGCCTACCCGATGACGGCCTCTCTCTACGGAAAGAACGTCAGACAGCCGATAGGGGGAGACTTTGGAATAAGCAGAGGACTCATGGAGGTTTACCTCGAAGATGAGGAGGTCTGGAAGACGCACGTGGCGCGCTTCGGCGTGGATATTTTCCTGACGACGACTGCCATAGCTAGGGGCTTCAAAATCACCCAGGCGGCGTTGGGGATGAAGATACATGACCCCAAGGATCCTGCCGCTTCCCTCGGTCCCATGTTCAACCAGGTCGTCGGAACGCTGTTCATGCTGATGAGGAAGTACGAGCATGCTTGGAGGGACGTGAGAACGATAGAGCCCGTCCCGGTATTCGGGGAGCTTGAGAAGGGCGAACCTGAGCCCGTAAAGGTGACCCTGGAGCTCCTGGAGATAAGGGCGAAGGAGCTATTCGCCCAGCACGAACCTGTGCTGAGGAGGGCGCTTAGTGAAGAGACGCTCAAGGGGGTGGTGAGTGCACTCAAGACCTTCGAGTTCGACGACAGGCTCTGGAGCCACGTCCTCTACGACGGAGCCGTGGCGTACAGGAACGGAATTCTAACCGAGGCGGAACCCCTCGTGCCGCTGTACTTCGCAAAGACGGCGGACTTCGTCAAAAGAACGATGGACATGAGCACCCTTGAGGCTGAAAAACTGATAGAGGAGAGGGCTAAGGTATTCCTTGAGGAGAAGGACTACCTCCTGGAGCGGTGGTAG
- a CDS encoding Gfo/Idh/MocA family oxidoreductase: MPMELKVGVIGCGNIFNLAHKKALRGIEGIKVVACMDIDAARAKEGAKELGAKAFTGLDEFLDLDLDVVEILTPTYTHAELAIAALKAGKHVVVEKPIALTVEEGERMIKTAEKKDLHLFVGHVRRFDKRWIQMKEVIKKRNILPMHIRKAEVQNLPFPKGYWYWDEKRSGGVAVDLGVHVTDFLRWFFESEPVSVYAVGKAIKEEARANGTFDHFMMMIKFEGEKTGIAEVSWAYPYPSRYGVFYHHVDIIGKNGRIRYTPLDTPVVGVAKANFEMPRFSPLLSTFPDAFERELRHFFNCIRGREEPMVTAEDALIALKIAEKAKESARKGEVVEV, translated from the coding sequence ATGCCCATGGAGCTGAAGGTGGGAGTGATAGGCTGCGGAAACATATTCAACCTCGCTCACAAAAAGGCGCTGAGGGGAATAGAGGGGATTAAGGTCGTTGCCTGCATGGACATAGACGCTGCCAGGGCGAAGGAAGGTGCTAAGGAGCTCGGGGCGAAGGCGTTCACGGGCCTCGATGAGTTCCTTGACCTCGACCTCGACGTCGTGGAGATATTGACGCCGACTTACACCCATGCCGAGCTGGCCATTGCGGCCCTTAAGGCTGGAAAGCACGTGGTAGTGGAGAAGCCGATAGCCCTCACCGTTGAAGAGGGCGAGAGGATGATAAAAACCGCCGAAAAGAAAGACCTGCATCTCTTCGTTGGCCACGTGAGGCGGTTTGACAAGAGATGGATTCAGATGAAGGAGGTCATAAAGAAGCGCAACATCCTTCCCATGCACATCAGGAAGGCCGAAGTCCAGAACCTCCCCTTCCCGAAGGGCTACTGGTACTGGGACGAAAAGAGAAGTGGCGGCGTTGCCGTTGACCTTGGAGTCCACGTCACGGACTTCCTGCGCTGGTTCTTTGAGAGCGAACCGGTGAGTGTCTACGCCGTTGGAAAAGCGATAAAGGAAGAGGCTAGAGCCAACGGGACGTTCGACCACTTCATGATGATGATAAAGTTTGAGGGAGAAAAAACGGGCATAGCCGAGGTCAGCTGGGCGTATCCCTATCCCTCGCGCTACGGTGTATTCTACCACCACGTTGACATCATAGGCAAGAACGGCAGGATACGCTATACACCGCTGGATACCCCGGTCGTCGGCGTTGCCAAGGCCAACTTCGAGATGCCCCGCTTCTCACCGCTCCTGTCGACGTTTCCAGATGCCTTCGAGAGGGAGCTGAGGCACTTCTTCAACTGCATCAGGGGCAGGGAGGAGCCAATGGTTACAGCGGAGGACGCTCTTATTGCGCTGAAGATTGCAGAAAAGGCCAAGGAAAGCGCCAGGAAGGGGGAGGTGGTTGAGGTATGA
- a CDS encoding Gfo/Idh/MocA family oxidoreductase yields the protein MRKLNFGVISYAHPHALRFASVIAGGKRTKLVAISGDGSNSDVARAEARKYGAKFYRDYEALLRDKNVEAVYIAIETYRHKEVAVRAAEEGKHILLEKPIALNLRDADEVIKAAKKAGVKLMLPFNPRFTEPLRKAKEMIDAGEIGALEYIQTISENVKPPIFLQGLDMDWFLDVRKSGGGGFMDTAPHGVDSLLWLTGDVPRKVYADIGSKIYGFPVDDIGTAVLEFRKGVLAVLTAGWGNPKGYSYGIEIKYYLVGREGFLDVRTAYPDFTVYQDRAEKIYWDRPDVRGIVNSFTDTVLGNREVPITGEDAKKNLAVILAAYEASRRNISIKLKF from the coding sequence ATGAGGAAGCTCAACTTTGGAGTAATCAGCTACGCCCATCCGCATGCCCTCCGTTTTGCCTCGGTAATTGCGGGGGGCAAGAGGACAAAGCTCGTCGCCATATCCGGGGACGGCTCGAACTCTGACGTGGCCAGGGCCGAGGCGAGGAAGTACGGGGCGAAGTTCTATAGGGACTACGAGGCCCTCCTGAGGGATAAAAACGTGGAGGCCGTTTACATTGCCATAGAAACATATAGACACAAGGAAGTAGCCGTCAGGGCCGCGGAGGAGGGCAAGCACATACTCCTTGAGAAGCCCATCGCTCTGAACCTCAGGGACGCTGATGAGGTGATAAAGGCCGCTAAAAAGGCAGGGGTTAAGCTCATGCTCCCCTTCAACCCCCGGTTCACGGAGCCCCTCAGGAAGGCCAAGGAGATGATCGATGCGGGTGAGATAGGTGCCCTAGAATACATACAGACGATTTCTGAAAACGTCAAGCCGCCGATATTCCTCCAAGGGCTCGATATGGACTGGTTTTTGGACGTTAGAAAGTCCGGCGGCGGGGGCTTCATGGACACCGCACCCCACGGCGTTGACTCCCTTCTCTGGCTCACCGGCGATGTGCCCAGGAAGGTCTACGCCGACATAGGGAGCAAGATATACGGTTTCCCGGTGGATGACATAGGGACGGCCGTCCTTGAGTTCAGGAAAGGTGTCTTGGCGGTTCTTACCGCGGGCTGGGGCAACCCCAAGGGCTACTCCTACGGCATTGAGATAAAGTACTACCTCGTTGGCAGGGAGGGCTTCCTCGACGTCAGGACCGCCTACCCGGACTTCACTGTCTATCAGGACAGGGCCGAGAAGATATACTGGGACAGGCCGGACGTTAGGGGGATAGTGAACTCGTTCACGGATACCGTGCTCGGGAACCGGGAAGTGCCCATAACAGGGGAGGACGCCAAGAAGAACCTAGCGGTAATCCTAGCGGCGTATGAGGCTTCTAGGAGGAATATATCGATTAAACTTAAATTCTGA
- a CDS encoding ABC transporter substrate-binding protein: protein MERVFGLLLIGLVAFAVVAGGCISGGGTTSSPTATPSGTSTAPKVGKLTWVSTQLNPPEERSFVINTLISGFKKESGIDVDFVPLSYTDLSTRLAAEEKTGKVTIDLIGDLHGGMDYYASQGWLMDLSKMPKLTGRTFISSFEKYATINGKQVYVPWMSATYVMVVNKEAFNYLPSGLTKEDVIKGTNKWTYDALLAWAKKLKEAKGQPELGFPAGPNGLFVRFLHGYLYPSYTGYEAKEFNSQAALGMWSYLKNLWQYVNPASTTWDAMSDPLLTGQVLIAWDHTARIKNAIETKPDQFVVVPVPRGPKGRGFIVVLAGLAIPKNSPNPEAAWNLIDYLTRPETQVEVMKNVGFFPTVKEATNEIPNGPLKILAEGVTAQSSTSDALIVMIPNLGDKGGEFKNIYKEAFKRIVLQGENPQKVLSDLGPQLLGLFKEKGIPTP, encoded by the coding sequence ATGGAAAGGGTGTTTGGTTTGCTGTTGATCGGCCTTGTAGCCTTTGCCGTGGTAGCCGGCGGATGCATTAGCGGTGGGGGGACCACTTCCTCTCCAACAGCCACACCAAGCGGGACAAGCACTGCCCCAAAAGTCGGCAAGTTAACCTGGGTTTCGACCCAGCTCAACCCGCCTGAAGAGAGAAGTTTTGTTATCAACACCCTGATCTCCGGCTTTAAAAAAGAGAGCGGCATTGATGTTGACTTTGTCCCGCTGAGCTACACGGATCTCTCCACCCGCCTGGCAGCGGAGGAAAAAACGGGCAAGGTTACGATTGACCTGATAGGCGACCTTCACGGTGGTATGGATTACTATGCCTCCCAAGGATGGCTTATGGACCTGAGCAAAATGCCAAAACTAACGGGCAGAACCTTTATCTCAAGTTTTGAAAAATACGCCACAATTAACGGTAAGCAGGTTTACGTCCCCTGGATGAGCGCAACGTACGTCATGGTGGTGAACAAAGAGGCATTCAACTACCTCCCCAGTGGCCTCACAAAGGAGGACGTTATAAAAGGAACTAACAAGTGGACTTACGATGCCCTCCTTGCATGGGCCAAGAAACTCAAAGAGGCTAAAGGACAGCCGGAGCTTGGGTTCCCCGCTGGACCAAACGGTCTGTTTGTCAGGTTTCTGCATGGGTACCTGTATCCATCGTACACGGGATATGAAGCCAAGGAATTCAACAGTCAGGCGGCCCTTGGGATGTGGAGCTACCTTAAGAACCTGTGGCAGTACGTGAACCCGGCATCAACAACCTGGGATGCGATGAGCGATCCTCTCTTAACCGGACAGGTTCTTATTGCGTGGGACCACACGGCGAGAATTAAAAACGCAATTGAAACCAAGCCCGACCAGTTCGTTGTTGTTCCGGTTCCCAGAGGACCGAAGGGAAGGGGGTTCATCGTTGTCCTCGCAGGGCTGGCGATTCCAAAGAACTCTCCAAACCCTGAAGCGGCATGGAATCTTATAGATTACCTCACCAGACCTGAGACCCAGGTTGAAGTCATGAAGAACGTTGGATTCTTCCCGACGGTTAAGGAAGCGACAAACGAAATCCCCAACGGACCCCTCAAGATACTGGCTGAAGGGGTAACCGCCCAGTCGTCAACATCAGACGCCCTTATAGTCATGATACCTAACCTAGGGGACAAGGGCGGTGAGTTCAAGAACATATACAAGGAGGCGTTTAAGAGAATAGTTCTTCAGGGGGAGAACCCCCAAAAGGTGCTGAGCGACCTCGGACCTCAGCTGCTCGGTCTGTTTAAGGAGAAAGGCATCCCGACACCATGA
- a CDS encoding carbohydrate ABC transporter permease, whose product MRSKYLPYLLLLPAVAYLLFFIGYPLIQALNLAFFVNGHPSASNVHRAVGNPTFLSALKYTIALGAVIIPVQILLALVLALIMIRTFKGKGMVLYALIIPLTISDVAGGLIWYTMLSDAGFLNKLLLNLGIISQPIHFFGYQYRNMEFLAIVMEEVWRATAIVFVIILAGLQMISKEYLEAADVFGASYWTKMRRIVIPMLKPSIQSALIIRTLFAMQIFGAVWMLAGRDIPVLAGEGFYQLTFIRDYGVAAIYALMIAVLSIVLGALYVKFLKAEYLEVRT is encoded by the coding sequence ATGAGGTCCAAGTACCTTCCATATCTTTTACTTTTACCTGCCGTGGCGTATCTCCTTTTTTTCATCGGGTATCCTTTGATACAGGCGTTAAATCTTGCATTTTTCGTTAACGGTCATCCTTCGGCTTCGAACGTCCACAGGGCCGTCGGCAACCCTACGTTCCTAAGCGCCCTCAAGTACACCATAGCACTTGGGGCAGTTATAATTCCGGTGCAGATACTTCTGGCATTGGTTCTGGCCTTGATCATGATACGTACCTTCAAAGGTAAGGGTATGGTTCTCTATGCCCTTATAATACCACTGACTATAAGCGACGTGGCCGGTGGCCTTATATGGTACACCATGCTGTCAGACGCGGGTTTCCTGAACAAGCTACTCCTTAACCTTGGCATAATCAGTCAGCCCATACACTTCTTTGGGTACCAATACAGAAACATGGAATTTCTCGCAATAGTCATGGAGGAAGTTTGGAGGGCAACGGCCATAGTGTTCGTCATAATCCTCGCAGGGTTGCAGATGATAAGTAAAGAGTATCTTGAGGCCGCGGACGTCTTCGGTGCCAGCTACTGGACGAAGATGAGGAGGATAGTCATTCCAATGTTAAAGCCCAGTATACAAAGCGCCCTGATAATTAGAACCCTCTTTGCGATGCAGATCTTCGGTGCAGTGTGGATGCTGGCGGGTAGGGACATACCGGTCCTTGCAGGGGAAGGATTCTATCAACTGACATTTATCAGGGACTATGGTGTTGCGGCTATCTACGCCTTAATGATTGCTGTCCTCTCAATAGTCTTGGGGGCCCTTTACGTCAAGTTCCTCAAGGCTGAGTACCTGGAGGTAAGAACATGA